The Lathyrus oleraceus cultivar Zhongwan6 chromosome 5, CAAS_Psat_ZW6_1.0, whole genome shotgun sequence genome includes the window GAGATTCTACATTTCCGTTTAGTACTTCCTATAACAATTTATTCACTATTAATAATCAActtatattaaaaataaaatgtcAGATATTTTATTCATTGAAATGGAATAGGTGTGACCTTGGAGACAAGAACATTGAGGCCAGCATGCTTATTTTCCCAACCGAACTCGTTTATGTTATCTTCAGCACCAAGTGTTTTACCATTGCTTTGAATGTAGTTTAGGAAATTTTCATCTTGTGTAGCTCTTCTTAACCATGCAGCTCCCCATAACAATTCGTCCTGGAGTACAATGTATCAAAACCAATTGACATGTCAAAATGTAGCTTCACAAATTTCATTCTTATTTAATTTGATGGTGATGGAAGCATAATCACATGTCAGTTTTCAAACAGTGCAAAAAATTCTCAAGATGCATTTACTCCAAGACTTTCATTACATGCCGTCATCATTTTATATTCTATACTCCAATATGACAAAACACAAAATCAGATTAAAGAGCAAAATTCCAAACCCACCGCTTATTTCGTCACATTCTCTCATAACTTGTTTTATTTCTCATTTATTTCTACTTTATTTCCCATCCCTGTTGTAATAATTGCTAATATATAAATAGAAATTGAGTGTAAAAGTAATTTTGCTTAATTTGATTatgtttaattttttttacttttaaaattattattatcgATGTGTCGGTGTTAGTGTCGATGTTTCGTAATAGCTATATAATATACTAACTTGTAGTGGAATCTTTGATCACGTGAATACATTGCAATATCATGGTATACTTATCAAAGTGGAAAAAGCCAAAATATAGTAATATAGATCAAATGAAATGAACCTAACCTGATATCCATCAAAATCACAATAAAAAGGGCAAACAGCATCCTTAACATTAGCATTGTCACTATAAGCACCTCTATAACTATCTGCAAACTGAAAAGCATTAACAGCATTTCGAAGTAATGTCTCTGAATAACCGGGATCCGATGAACGGAACGCCACGGAAGCAGCAGCAAGCGCAGCAGCGGTTTCTCCGGCGACATCAGAAGCTGGATTAGGTGCATCAACAGCATACACAATCCTGCTCGTGTCCATGTCCTCCGGTCTCTCCCAACAGAGGTGGTCTGTATTTGGATCACCCACCTAATAGTAAAATCAACGATGTCAATTCAAACCGCAAAGTGAACCATTAGAATCACAGTCGCAACACATATACCAATCAAAATCGGAAAACACCACAAATTATTTAAAATCTGGATATAACTTTGTCTACGAATAAAAAATTAATctaaatttttttaataaaaaaatataaaaaattattaatttaataaaaatggaaGGTGAGTAACACTAATTTGTTAGGCGCGTGGGTGATCTAAAATGGTAAAGAAACGAaaatttaaatttattatgaaCAACAGTTGCAAAGCCGATGAAAATCACGGACTTCAAGATAGAAAGTGGTCCATTCAAcattaattttattaaaaaaaacaaatgaatTAATATAAAAACAATAAATAGTTTATTTAAACAAAATATAAAAGTTTGTAGCAATGAAAAGTGTAACCGTCCGTGACTGTGAGTAACCGTACCTGAACGAAAATGCGGTTAGGCTGAGAAACAGTCTTAAGCAAATAATCAGTACTCCAACGAATTGCGACTAAAGCGTTTCTGAGTTCATTCGGAGGCATGTTATCTCCGAATTCAATCACACTCCAGGATAACATTGTAGTTGTAAACGCCATCGGAAAACCGAATTTGATGTTATCGCCGGCGTCGTAGTAACCGCCGGTGAGATCAACGTTGTAAGTCCATCCATCACTGAGACCGGAGTTTGCACGCCATTTTTGTCTCTGGTCGGACGGTAAGAATCCCGATCGTTGGCCTTCGAAGAAGAGGATTGATTTTGATAATGCGTCTGCGTAATCATGTGCGGCGGTGGTTCTTGCTAGAATAACCAGAAGAAGAATGAAGAGGCTGAGAAAATTTGATTCGGTGAATGCCATttttgtgttgtaatgaagtaGTAGAAAAATGGGGTATTGGAATGGTTGTGAATTGGGATGAATGAATATAAAGTGGTGTTGGTGAGTGGGTGTTGTTATTTATAAATGATAATGCAGTGTGTCACGAGGTGAGACTTGAAAGTGAAGTTGTTTAGCAATTTACAAGTAATAGAGAAACACAGTAACAGTGGCAGTAAGAGAGTGAAATGGAAGAGTAAAAAAAGAAAAGGGATTAGGAGGGGTGTGAAAGCGCCGACAAATAAAGGAGGAGTGTGTCAGCGAGATCACATGCTAACAGAAGAAGAGATAGAGAGAGTATATAGCACAATACATGAGAGCATCACATAAAATAAGGGTGAGAGTCTTGATAACTTTGCCTTCGAGTGGGTCCCGTTTTAATACAAAATTTGTTTCgtcttttttattttttatatgaaaacaaataaatttattaatttttttacataaataacattttttgtaatattttcttattttctgcATATCTCTTA containing:
- the LOC127085058 gene encoding endoglucanase 24 — protein: MAFTESNFLSLFILLLVILARTTAAHDYADALSKSILFFEGQRSGFLPSDQRQKWRANSGLSDGWTYNVDLTGGYYDAGDNIKFGFPMAFTTTMLSWSVIEFGDNMPPNELRNALVAIRWSTDYLLKTVSQPNRIFVQVGDPNTDHLCWERPEDMDTSRIVYAVDAPNPASDVAGETAAALAAASVAFRSSDPGYSETLLRNAVNAFQFADSYRGAYSDNANVKDAVCPFYCDFDGYQDELLWGAAWLRRATQDENFLNYIQSNGKTLGAEDNINEFGWENKHAGLNVLVSKEVLNGNVESLESYKTSAESFLCTLIPETSSSHIEYTPGGLIYRPGGSNLQHATSIAFLELVYANYLSRTSQTINCGNVQVSAQTLRERAKRQVDYILGDNPLGLSYMVGYGDKYPQHIHHRGSSLPSVNDHPQKIECHEGTIYFNSTNPNPNVHVGAIVGGPGEDDVYGDDRADFRKSEPTTYINAPFVGVLAYFAANP